The following is a genomic window from Malus sylvestris chromosome 7, drMalSylv7.2, whole genome shotgun sequence.
gtatctgtaactggtggagatgcacaaggtaatgtatcaatgtcacttgaagcttacttgtagtttcaggcttggtcaagcgcgatacaaaccatgtagtaggagtcccccaagtcgccgagctaggggatctgctgaaagaggtgacagacaaggtaagcaatcagagctccggctgattgttcacattctccctatcttgcaggcagcatgaaggataaagagaagaaaaatgagaagagatgatatgggatacttttgcttttgaagaagtaactttccacaggcttattcttgaactgggctggaggtttttctggtttcctccagagataaggccgactgaagaatttgagggtcaaaataagtccatcaaatctagagtacgttcgaccctgctgatatgggatacttttgcttttgacagagtaatggatgtatcggcacgtgtgctgttacgcttgtctccacatgcttccttgtatccttctcacttgccctatctgttcctcaggcagatgcgggatcttccctggaagcataagatgttgaagatgagtactcgagagcaatgccaggtaagtaagggtttcaggcagtcagttcctggctggaagcttgattccaagtgctgactgattgctctctttctccttgtcttgcaggtaagaacaaggccaaaggaaaagacagggaaaaagcatgatatgggatactcttgcttttaaccctgatgatatgagatattcttgctctagtatagcttgtttacagaggtattatcggggggaaagaaagctgaatatttcgaaaggcttcgttgggagtgccctctcagataagaggaagggttgagcatttttgcaggtctgcatgtcctttggggatggaggtcgacatatataggagtctccctaacatcaagtaataatgttattcctttaccctgcttggtcatagcacggtagtgggagctgccagcttcacaagttttaactctgtcagagcactttgaaaaagtggtctgtggtatctggaaagctgatgttgcgtgtgaagattacagacaaactttatccaaggagatccagctcttgaagttgggaaagtggtgcctcttcggttttcgaacaagcaatcctgtcggggatctggctctcgggattcggagaacgatgcctcttcgatttttgagaaatcaatcctactgggggtctggctctcgagattcggagagcggtgtcttcgatttttgagaaagtaatcatgttgggagtctggctctcgagattcggagggcggtgcctcttcgattttggagcaagcaatcttgttgggagtgttttctcgaatgtgagtaaaggttgggcatgtttgctagtctaccttgccacgaagaatagaggttgacacacagggactttccaattatccagcagtggtactgttcctttaccctctcttcgatttttgagaaagtaatcatgttaggagtctggctctcgagattcggagggcggtgcctcttcgattttggagcaagcaatcttgttgggagtgttttctcgaatgtgagtaaaggttgggcatgtttgctagtctaccttgccacgaagcacagaggttgacacacagggactttccaattatccagccgtggtactgttcctttaccctctcttcgatttttgagaaagtaatcatgttgggagtctggctctcaagattcggagggcgatgcctcttcgattttggagcaagcaatcttgttgggagtgttttctcgaatgtgagtaaaggttgggcatgtttgctagtctaccttgccacgaagcacagaggttgacacaccgggactttccaattatccagcagtggtactgttcctttacccttgtgggtaataatatggtagctagaccctcaaaatttatgtgtctaaactttgttagtgttgtttctttgctaatcttttacccttcttggtcagagtgatgtagtgggagctgcaagcttcacgtgtctcaactttgtcaaagaactttgtcagagaactttggcagagttatatgtggtacccatgagctactgttgcgtgtgggaagtgggtgattgaacagtacgattcatgtgttttctacttcgccagaaatcttcgacataatgcccataatttccgcaaagctaagtgtgcgtgtgacaggtgctgacagggctggaaaagtaggtgcctcttcaatttctgagatcggccctcgtggtctctgagcagcccagcttttgagaaagcaagcctcttcgatttctgagatcggccttcgtggtctttgagcagcccagcttttgagaaagcacacgactcttcgatttctcagatcgaccctcgtggtctctgagcagcccagcttttgagaaagtaaacgcctcttcgatttctgagcaggtgcctcttcgatttctgaagcttcatcgagtgcagatttttataggggctgacattaagttccaaagcacacttggatatccaccagtagaagcttcattcttgcacttctaagatcttgatttgtccgacctcttctctcttcaacacctttgaaaatgtctggcccctccgaccgtcgttttgacttgaaccttgttgaagaggcagccccgccttctccagacaacatatggcgcccatccttcgtctcccctactggtcctcttaccgttggggattccgtgatgaagaatgatatgaccgctgcggtagtggccaggaaccttctcactcccaaagataacagactactttccaaacggtctgatgagttggctgttaaggattctctggctcttagtgttcagtgtgcaggttctgtgtctaatatggcccaacgcctatttgctcgaacccgccaagttgaatcattggcggctgaagtgatgagtctcaaacaggagattagagggctcaagcataagaataaacagttgcaccggctcgcatatgactatgctacaaacatgaagaggaagcttgaccagatgaaggaatctgatggtcaggttttacttgatcatcagagatttgtgggtttgttccaaaggcatttattgccttcgtcttctggggctgtaccgcgtaatgaagctccaaatgatcaacctcagatgcctcctccttctagggttctgtccagtactgaggctccgaatgatccccctccggtgccttctctttctggggctctaccgactgctgagacttctcctaagcaacctttgtgaaggctccctcctgtttgtttattttgactcaagtatatgtacatatttgtaacttatcggggatatcaataaataagctttccttcatttcaacgtattgtgttaaatacaccaaagccttcttcgctaagttctttgaattttcttttgttgaagcttgtatgttgaagctttgtgagtggagcatgtaggttgaggtagtgttcccttaatttcccgagtgaggaaaacttctcggttggagacttggaaaatccaagtcactgagtgggatcggctatatgaatcttagaacgccattgtgttctgtcctgtgtcatgtcctccgttagatccaagtactctaagtcttttcttagggtctcttccaaagttttcctaggtcttcctctaccccttcggccctgaacctctgtcccatagtcccatcttctaatcggagcgtcggtaggccttctttgcacatgtccaaaccaccgtaaccgattttctctcatctttccttcaatttcggctactcctactttaccccggatatcctcattcctaatcttatcctttctcgtgtgcccacacatccaacgaagcatcctcatctccgctacacccattttgtgtacgtgttgatgcttcaccgcccaacattctgtgccatacagcatcgccggccttattgccgtcctataaaattttcccttgagcttcagtggcatacggcggtcacacaacacgccggatgcactcttccacttcatccatccagcttgtattctatggttgagatctccatctaattctccgttcttttgcaagatagatcctaggtaacgaaaacagtcgctctttggtatttcttgatctccgatcctcacccctaactcgttttggcctccatttgcactgaacttgcactccatatattctgtctttgatcggcttaggcgaagacctttagattccaacacttctctccaaaggttaagctttgcatttaccccttcctgagtttcatctatcaacactatatcgtctgcgaaaagcatacaccaaggaatatcatcttgaatatgtcctgttaacttatccattaccaacgcaaaaaggtaaagacttaaggatgagccttgatgtaatcctacagttatggggaagctttcggtttgtccttcatgagttcttacggcagtctttgctccttcatacatatcctgtatagcttggatatatgctcatcgtactcctttcttctctaaaatcctccaaatgatgtctcttgggaccctatcatacgctttttccaaatctataaagaccatgtgtaaatcctttttcccatctctatatctttccatcaatcttcgtaagagatagattgcctccatggttgagcgccctggcatgaacccgaattggttgtccgaaacccgtgtctcttgcctcaatctatgctcaatgactctctcccagagtttcattgtatgactcattagcttaatacccctatagttcatgcaattttgtacatcgcccttattcttgtagataggcaccaaagtgctcgttcgccactcatttggcatcttcttcgttttcaaaatcctattgaaaaggtcagtgagccatgttatacctgtctctcccaaaactttccacacttcgattggtatatcgtctgggcctactgcttttctatgcttcatcttcttcaaagctacaaccacttcttccttccggattctacgataaaaagagtagtttcgacactcttctgagttactcaactcccctaaagaagcactcctttcatgtccttcattgaaaagattatgaaaataacctttccatctgtctttaaccgcgttctctgtagcaagaacctttccatcctcatccttgatgcacctcacttggtttaggtcccttgtcttcttttcccttgctctagctagtttatagatatccaactctccttctttggtatctagtcgcttatacatatcgtcataagccgctaacttagcttctctcacagctttcttcgcctctagCTTTTCAGGAttggaatttgaagaccaatcccaaaccaaaatttctcAATTTTTGTAATTCCTGAAATGTTTTCGGTACTTCGAGATGGATCGGGATTGGATTTTCAGTTTTGAAATTTGAGATTCTTAGGCTATGGATAGAATTTGGGCTGACTACCTAAAATTTTGTTCCCCATTTTTATATCAATTGATATTTAAGAATTTGGGCTGACTGCCTAAATTTTTGTTCCCCAACTTCATATCAATTGATATTTAAGCTTTTTATCTCATACCAATTTGAAATTTCATAACAATTGAAATACCAATTCATTCATATTAATCAAATTGATGTTCCAAAGCTCCAAACTACATAATTTCATACTTCTATTTCTAATATAGTCTACTATCAAACTACTTAAATTCAATATTCAACATGCATGCaaccaaaataaatatatatattctttcgGTTCAGTTAGAGATTCCCAAACCATTGATATATAATCCCAATTCCCATACCGAAAGGTTCGGCAATGGTTTGGTATAGATCCCAAAAATTTAGTTATTATCAATTTGATAATTTTTCGTATGGGactgggatttttttttgtttggtttggaattttcggaaaaaaatttccaaacccAAAAAGATGTAGATatagataatatttttttagatAAATCACATTTTACCCCCTCAAGTTTGAGAGATATTATGATCTCATATatcatttttaaaacatttcattctCATACATAAACTTTATTTTAGTtataatttcatacaaccgttacattttaTGTAAACTTTGCGGCTAAATTTGTACCATGtggataaaaaaaatcaaaaaactaattttcaatatattaattaattaaaaaaatatctgagtcttcttcttcttcgtttttaGAAAGAGAGTTACTAGACCCACCatattgttttattttcctACCCAAATTATAATCTCACCCACCTTAAAAAGTTATAAAATTCAAATGTTATTTCCACATCCACTATTATTCCCaaaataacctttaatatatacatacatatgaaattataaaattgtcccttaaaaaatataacaaataatATGTAAATGAAAACTACTAAGGTCTGCAAATTCATATGAAAACTACAGATGtatccaaattcaaaagaattcGACAAGGAGAAATTCAAAAATACGATGGACAAATTCAAATGATCTATACACAAATTATTATTCTACATTTTCAATGGAAACATAATCTTCTAACTCTTCCGTAAAAACATCATTTTCCACCTATTCAATGAAAAAATCATCTTCTAAGTCCATtgatactttttttattttctctgaaTTAAAGGAGATGAAAATATGAATTTGGATTTTAAGGTAGACAAATCGATCTTCCACAtccgaccttttttttttaaaattaaacaaaataagaTAATTAATAcccttatcatttttttttgacaaataaacaaatttgtaattaacaaattcattaaaagaTGGATGAGAATTACTCTTCAGAAATTCTGAGGCAGGGGACGGTTCCCACCCGTCTTCTACCTCATCTTCTCCAAAATTATGTTCGATATATACCAACGGCAATTAATTTTGCAGCTCGAAAGCTCCTTCTTCCCCAATCCATCCGTCTTTCCcccccttccttccttccttccttaaCCACAACCCACTTCCAGTCTCTCAATCCGAGATCCATCTCTTAGTGTTGATAAAATTCCCATCCCCCCttcaattaattaaagaaaagtgcATCGGAGGCCATCTTCGCCGCCTCTCAGATGGATTGACTGTGGGTGCGCCAGGCGAGTAGTTCAACGGCATTGCCAGCTCGATACGGGTCTCGGACGGGAACAGCAATGATTTAGTGGGTTTCAATGGTAGGTTTCTGGGTTCATGCAGATCCGATTTCAGGCAACAACAGGCGGCTCGGCTTCAGACAGCAGTTTCTGGTATTTCTGCGATTTGAGAAAAAGCAGATCTCGCGAGTTTCGATGGTGGTTGTAGAGGGAAGCAATGGGTTCAATCTTCAAGTTGCAGCGGCGGTTCGATCTCCAGGACGGCTTCGGTTGGTGAGGGGTTGATAGATCAGTTCGATGCGTGCGGTAGTTTGACAACAGATTGTGGCGCGGTGCAGGAATACAATGCAGCAGGCGTGCGAGACAAAATGAGTACGAGTCCTTGTCGAAGTTCGAACAGCTACTTCGGCACCGATTTCAGATTGAATCTTCTAGTACACGGTTAATTAGTCGGGGTATGTTGTTCTTGTTTTagatttttagagagagaaaattatGGGATCTGGAAATGGGGTTTTTTTAGTTGGGGATTTCGATTTGGATGCCTTGTGgttaataaagaagaaaaatgtatGAACTCAATGGAATTCAATGGTGCGGAGCAAATGAATCGTTGGTGAATACTGGGACAAGGGATGAGGGAAAACCAAGCAAGGAAGCAGagagattaaaaataaaaataaacataaaaattgattttctattaattaatctttttttatttgttttttattcacATGCTGCAAAGTTGGTAGCCATGTAGATCTTATGTTTGTCACATAATTATTTAACGAATAACTCGACAAATTTCAATAACGGatatatgaaattaaaatgaaataaaaataaatgtatgattaatgaaatgttttaaaaatattgtatgagattgtaatattCTCGATCTTAATTTATCAATAACTGAaatagatgacttgtacacgTGGTAAAAGTGGTAAAAGTGCATTTTTCAATGTACAATATATGGTTATAAATTTACTAAACCAAAAGTAATTAGCGAGGGTGAAACTGAATCATAGGGAATTGATCAGAGGACGGAGCCTTCGTGAATGGTTGACAATCTGAGCCTAAAAGAACGAGTGGCCAACTTTGCCTTTCTCGATGTATATCTCCGCAATTTCCTAACCGACGATGACCCACCGCCGCGGCCGCTACTACTCATCATCTTCTGGCCTTTGTACGCTAATGACCCTCCACCTCCAatcgttaatccattcatgctCAAATCACCACCGTCGCCCTCGACCGACAAGTTTGcatatttattattattcatCTCAATCACCGGAGAAATGCGGGCCTTGTTGTAATTACGGTATCCGCTTcccttattttcctttttgtttcccttttcattcttggaggaggaagaagaagaagaagcattgGTATTAATTTTCTGGAGGGCGAGGCTGGCTCTGACTGCGAGGGCCGCCATATCGGTGGCACTGAGGCGGTGTTGAAGCTTGGATCTGGGGAGTACGAAGTAGATCTGATTGGCCTCCAGCTCATCTTCGGAATCTAAAGCCGGAATGTAACTGTCGTAATACAAACTGTCGGAATGACATATAAACAAAGATGAAGACGAAGACGACGATTGATCGGCCTCAAGGACTTTGGAGACATTAAGGGGAACCGGGTATTCGCGGACACATGCGTTCATGTAGATTACTTTGGCAGTGGACGACGAATCATCATCATCTCTTCCGCTTGAACTAGTCCTCCTGACGATGACTGTAGACAAGCATCCACCCATTATATTATCTTATGTATTTCCACAATGCTGAGCTACTGATGAGGCACAAGGCAAGGCAAGGCACTGAGCaagattagagagagagagagagagagagagagagagagagatgtgaggAGGACTAGTGGAGGAGAAGCGGTGGCCTATAATAAATAGAGAGGAAATTAcatggaaagaaaggaaaaggaaaggagaGGAAATTGTGTGGCAAGTGCAAAGTGGCTGCGAGGCCggggaaagggaaagggaaaggggaTTGCGTAAGCGAATGGGAATTGCGTAAGCGAGGTCGTAAAGCAGGAAAGGACAAGCAGCAGTTTTCAAAGTTTGAGAGGGACGGCTGACTTTTCGTATTTATCTTTCTGCAAATTATAAAATGCTGATGACGCCCGATTCCTCCTAAGCAATGACGTCATGACGCGGTTCaatttatctctctctctctatctctcctgTCAACTTGTGCTGCGCGATGTATTCAGCACGCGTTTGGCTTGGGATGCGAGAAAAAGTAATCCTGGTATAAGAATTGGAAAGCTTTTTTAATATGACCGATGGTCTCGCACATTGAATGGTATATcatgtgtcattatataaatggtaGGATATATGtaccaaaaaattaataacttaaaaaataaaatttatcatcACTCATATTAAAACACGTAGTTTATTACTTGTATTCTcgtcacaactaaaattttcttCAAGAATTGAACATGGTCCGAAAACCACCCAACCAAGACACACCAGATACAGTCAATGACCATATCCCACCAGCTCAATCACCTATAAACCGTTAACACAAACTAGTTGACCGTTGACCATTTATCAAAGCCTCGTCAACCCAAAAATAACTGCAAACAGAAACTAACATCAAACATTGACATGTACATCTGTACGCAATGAAAACATTTCCGCGTCGTCTCCCCATCTTCTCCACTTCTCCAGcatccatctctctctccatctccaTCTTCTACTCTACAATATCTGAGCTTGAGTCCATTTCCACGCACGCTTGAGTCAGCACCATCACAATTTGCTCCTCCGTGTACGACTCCGCTGCCTGAATCCAAACAAGATGGCCCAGTGGCGCAGCCACCGGCATCTGAACCGGATTAGGAATTGGAATTTCTGTCTATCCTCGATGGGTAGCGTCGAATCGAGACGATGAGCTTTGGTTAGGAATTTTAGGGCACAGGTTTGAACCCCAGCTTCCAAACCATCTTTCCCACATTTCAAAGCATTATCATTGCTTCTGTTCATCTCAAAAATTTATCAGAAGACAAACAAAAATCCCAAGTTTGCCCGCAGAAGATGGCAGTGGGGGAGTGGGTtgtggttttggtggtgaaggAAGCGGGGGAGCAGGCGAATGTTGTTGGGAAGAAGGGTGAGGATGCATGGTTGGTAGGGGTGGGGCCCAGTGTATTAGCTTTAGATGTCAGATGATGGTGACGGTTTAATAAACTATTATGTTGGATAAATTATACCCGACACATCATTCAGTTAGTGGCGGATATCAACAAAATCATGTCGATTATATTCGACAGGAATTCCTGACGGATATTTAGTGTCAGATTCAACTGCCATAAAATCAGTAATAACCGTcaatatttttgaattctttttttttataaatatttttaatagattctggcggtttttaagttaatggtggctattataaccaaaaaaaattgattattttattattttagtattctgacggttataaccgacataaattgactattttattgtTCTTacgccaatttttttttcaatttgttgttcATTTAGATTTTTTCCTTCTTGCTCATCTTCATTTTActcatttctttctcttcatcttcaatctttttcttttcttcagcTCAATTTgtaagtttttcattttttttgcttccatacttttcatcttctatttctttcttcatcAAGCACTTGTggcggttttttattttttgatttgAGTTTGCACGGGCTTTATTTGATACACCCTGACCCgggatgtccactaggactccgaatcgagttgtgttggccaacacctggaaggtgacgaagccataaagtgtattGATGTGgaagatgtgaataaatttaaacttaaaagtgCCTAAGTACAAGGGTGCACAGTGAACAggtatgaacccatttcacatgtgatAACAGAGTATAAGTACAGTACAGTAAAatagggtgagaattatacTATCGATGGTAATCGTCTACCCCAAGATTTGCTGATAATCCTTGTCGGTACGAACACTTGGCTACTAGaactggaggggcgaaaaacaaggatgagtgggcctgaaaataaagttttaataaaaaccttttgaaaacgttataacccctcactgtaaaacttatagtttccaaaaaataataCTACATAGGTACGAAAAATGAATGCACAGGTGCGGTAAAAACAGAAGCATGCCATGCCACAATATCTCAGCAATAATAAATGTAAGTCAGGTGTGAGAGCAGTCTAAACTAACATGCCAGTTGGAGTCACTTGATGTGACCTGTATGACTGGACCTATTGCTTATCAGTCTATGTtagcacacgagtcggagtca
Proteins encoded in this region:
- the LOC126629981 gene encoding uncharacterized protein LOC126629981 — protein: MGGCLSTVIVRRTSSSGRDDDDSSSTAKVIYMNACVREYPVPLNVSKVLEADQSSSSSSSLFICHSDSLYYDSYIPALDSEDELEANQIYFVLPRSKLQHRLSATDMAALAVRASLALQKINTNASSSSSSSKNEKGNKKENKGSGYRNYNKARISPVIEMNNNKYANLSVEGDGGDLSMNGLTIGGGGSLAYKGQKMMSSSGRGGGSSSVRKLRRYTSRKAKLATRSFRLRLSTIHEGSVL